Proteins encoded in a region of the Chloroflexota bacterium genome:
- a CDS encoding cell division protein FtsW — protein sequence MVEGRHLPQKGTTDYVLLLIVAILLFIGLMMIFSATFTLGARPTYFLERQALWIFLGLIALVITARLDYQIWRQWAVPILAVTLLVLLGLLFLGRGSEGARRWITGKSGQPSEFCKLTVIMYVAAWLASKGTKIRQVTYGLVPFAILVGFVAALIILQPARSTAVLIAFVAGIMFFVAGADTVQVMASLVIGLATTYLVVRGSDYATSRVETFLNPMSDPLGEGYQIRGVLTALASGGLTGRGLGESVQKLFPPQVYHSDAIIAIIGEELGLIGCLVVIGLFLCFAYRGLYIALKAKDTFATLLAVGITSWITCQAFIHLAANTATLPYTGVTLPFVSYGGSSVVSCLAGVGVLLSVGRGTPLRKSNSASFNYRRRNRGPRLSGTVRRQGSRHRTQ from the coding sequence ATGGTAGAGGGAAGACATCTACCGCAGAAAGGTACAACTGACTATGTCCTGCTGCTGATTGTGGCGATACTGCTCTTCATCGGCCTGATGATGATTTTCAGCGCGACCTTTACTTTGGGGGCTCGCCCTACGTATTTCTTAGAGCGCCAGGCGCTCTGGATTTTTCTAGGGCTAATCGCTCTGGTAATCACGGCGCGATTGGATTATCAAATCTGGCGGCAGTGGGCGGTGCCCATCCTGGCTGTTACCTTACTGGTCCTATTGGGGCTCTTGTTCTTGGGGCGTGGCTCCGAGGGCGCTCGGCGCTGGATCACCGGCAAGTCTGGTCAACCCAGCGAGTTTTGCAAATTGACGGTCATCATGTATGTGGCAGCGTGGCTGGCATCGAAAGGTACCAAGATTCGCCAGGTAACTTATGGGTTGGTGCCGTTCGCCATTCTCGTGGGCTTTGTGGCTGCACTGATCATATTACAGCCTGCTCGCTCCACAGCGGTGCTGATCGCTTTTGTGGCTGGAATCATGTTCTTCGTCGCCGGGGCTGACACCGTCCAAGTGATGGCCAGTCTGGTCATCGGCTTGGCCACTACGTATCTGGTAGTGAGGGGTTCCGATTACGCGACATCGCGCGTCGAGACATTCTTGAACCCAATGAGCGACCCACTGGGAGAGGGCTACCAGATCCGTGGCGTCTTGACCGCTCTCGCTTCCGGTGGGCTTACCGGCCGGGGTTTGGGAGAAAGCGTGCAGAAGCTATTCCCGCCTCAGGTCTATCATAGCGATGCCATCATCGCGATTATTGGGGAAGAATTGGGTCTTATCGGCTGTTTGGTGGTGATCGGGCTGTTCTTGTGCTTTGCTTACCGTGGTTTGTACATTGCTCTGAAGGCAAAGGACACCTTTGCGACACTTTTGGCTGTGGGCATCACGTCTTGGATCACCTGCCAGGCGTTCATCCACCTGGCTGCCAATACGGCGACATTGCCCTATACGGGCGTGACTCTGCCTTTCGTAAGTTATGGGGGTTCCTCCGTTGTCTCATGTCTGGCCGGCGTCGGCGTCCTTCTATCTGTGGGGCGGGGAACACCATTGAGGAAAAGCAACAGTGCGTCTTTTAATTACCGGAGGCGGAACCGGGGGCCACGTTTATCCGGCACTGTCCGTCGTCAAGGCTCTCGGCATCGGACCCAATAA
- the murG gene encoding undecaprenyldiphospho-muramoylpentapeptide beta-N-acetylglucosaminyltransferase, translating to MRLLITGGGTGGHVYPALSVVKALGIGPNKGQISGVLYVGTSAGMERAIVTREGLPFAAVSAGGLRGFAPWRILGNGLKLAKGTFQSWRIIRSFRPDAVLATGGYVSAPTVFAAWLSRVPVLIYLPDVEPGLAVKALSRFAERVAVSLEPSLAYFPPGKAVVTGYPVRPELYQRERTVARDRLGLSDGDRVVLVFGGSRGAGSINRAVGACLERLLEQCTVIHIAGRNDIEWLRERRDGLPPMLRERYRVYEYLYEEMVDALAAADLAVARAGAATMGEFAAVGLPSVLVPYPHAGRHQEANADALVAAGAAVKVRDEDLPSGALEIEVLRLIRDEERLRRMSEKARKLAQPNAARNIGSHLLALAGENACGGGVWSS from the coding sequence GTGCGTCTTTTAATTACCGGAGGCGGAACCGGGGGCCACGTTTATCCGGCACTGTCCGTCGTCAAGGCTCTCGGCATCGGACCCAATAAAGGTCAGATCAGCGGGGTTCTATACGTGGGCACGTCAGCAGGCATGGAGCGCGCTATCGTCACCCGAGAGGGGTTGCCTTTCGCTGCTGTCTCCGCGGGAGGACTACGCGGCTTTGCCCCCTGGCGCATATTGGGCAACGGTCTGAAACTGGCGAAGGGCACATTTCAGTCCTGGCGCATTATCCGCTCCTTTCGACCCGATGCAGTGCTAGCCACCGGGGGTTATGTCTCGGCACCGACGGTCTTTGCGGCTTGGCTTTCCAGAGTGCCAGTGCTGATATACCTGCCCGATGTGGAACCAGGGTTAGCGGTCAAGGCGCTGTCGCGGTTTGCAGAGCGGGTTGCCGTTTCTCTTGAACCTTCGCTGGCCTATTTTCCGCCGGGCAAAGCAGTTGTCACTGGCTACCCGGTGCGGCCAGAATTGTACCAGCGGGAAAGGACGGTGGCCCGAGATCGATTGGGGTTAAGTGATGGGGATCGGGTGGTACTTGTCTTCGGTGGTAGCCGAGGGGCGGGCAGTATCAACCGGGCTGTGGGCGCCTGCTTGGAGCGGTTGCTCGAACAATGCACTGTGATCCATATTGCTGGTCGCAACGATATCGAGTGGCTCCGCGAGCGACGGGACGGGCTGCCCCCGATGCTGCGCGAACGCTATCGAGTCTACGAGTATCTCTATGAAGAGATGGTGGATGCGCTGGCAGCAGCAGATTTGGCGGTGGCACGGGCGGGTGCAGCGACGATGGGCGAATTCGCCGCCGTGGGTCTGCCCAGCGTGCTCGTGCCCTATCCGCACGCGGGACGGCATCAGGAAGCCAATGCGGACGCCTTGGTGGCAGCGGGCGCGGCGGTGAAAGTGCGCGACGAGGACCTGCCGTCTGGCGCGCTGGAGATCGAGGTGCTGCGACTTATACGAGATGAGGAACGGTTGCGACGCATGAGTGAGAAGGCGCGGAAATTGGCCCAGCCAAACGCGGCCAGGAATATTGGCTCTCACTTGCTCGCACTGGCAGGCGAAAATGCCTGCGGGGGTGGGGTATGGTCTTCATAG
- a CDS encoding UDP-N-acetylmuramate--L-alanine ligase, protein MMNTGGDFFAGHTHFVGIGGIGLSAMARVLLERGHQVSGSDLHLSPLTDELRRLGATIYQGHEASHVHGADRLIVSSAIRPENPEVLAAREMSIPVYKRDETLPLLMQGQFVIAVAGTHGKTTTAAMIALILAEAGFDPGFIVGGILRDLGTNGYAGGGRVFVVEADEYDRTFLGLKPDVAVVTGVEMDHPDCFRDLEEMAGAFADFLHLVPQHGLVVGCTDDPIVARLMSERRTTSAERQCYGFHCETGWSARSIVANEIGGANFTIRKGNEEIAQVQLQVPGRHNVLNALAAWAVGERMGVPRAQMVAALRRFSGVARRFEEKGTVDGIVVVDDYAHHPTQIQATLAAARARFPNRPIWAFFQPHTYSRTRALLPDFAASFANADHVIVSAIFAAREPFDPTISGADLVAAIHHPDARYIETLEGATEYLAAHLAPGDVLLTLGAGDGYRVGEELLKRLGAT, encoded by the coding sequence ATGATGAACACAGGCGGCGACTTCTTCGCGGGACACACTCATTTCGTGGGCATTGGGGGCATCGGTCTCAGTGCGATGGCGCGGGTGTTGCTCGAGCGGGGGCACCAGGTATCCGGCTCCGATTTGCACCTCTCGCCACTGACTGATGAGTTGCGCCGTCTGGGGGCGACGATTTATCAGGGGCACGAAGCGTCGCACGTCCACGGTGCCGATCGGCTGATCGTCAGTTCCGCCATCCGGCCCGAGAATCCAGAGGTGCTCGCCGCCCGCGAGATGAGCATCCCGGTGTACAAACGCGATGAGACGCTACCCCTCTTGATGCAGGGTCAATTCGTCATCGCCGTGGCGGGAACCCACGGCAAGACCACCACCGCAGCGATGATCGCGCTGATTCTGGCAGAGGCGGGTTTCGACCCGGGCTTCATCGTTGGCGGAATACTACGCGATCTGGGGACGAATGGTTATGCAGGGGGTGGCCGGGTGTTCGTAGTGGAGGCCGACGAATACGACCGTACTTTCCTGGGCCTCAAGCCCGATGTCGCAGTGGTCACGGGTGTGGAAATGGACCACCCAGACTGTTTCCGGGATCTGGAGGAGATGGCAGGGGCCTTTGCGGATTTCCTCCATTTAGTACCACAACATGGGCTGGTGGTCGGCTGCACCGATGACCCCATTGTGGCCCGATTGATGAGCGAACGGAGAACGACGTCAGCGGAGCGGCAGTGCTACGGCTTCCACTGTGAAACTGGCTGGTCGGCGCGAAGCATCGTGGCCAACGAGATCGGCGGAGCGAATTTCACCATCCGGAAAGGCAACGAGGAGATCGCTCAAGTGCAACTTCAGGTGCCTGGGCGCCATAACGTTTTGAACGCACTGGCAGCCTGGGCTGTCGGGGAGCGAATGGGTGTGCCCCGTGCGCAGATGGTGGCTGCACTGAGGCGGTTTTCCGGCGTGGCGCGTCGGTTCGAAGAGAAAGGGACCGTGGACGGCATCGTGGTTGTAGATGATTATGCCCATCACCCCACGCAAATACAGGCCACGTTGGCGGCCGCGCGGGCGCGATTTCCGAATCGGCCCATCTGGGCCTTCTTCCAGCCGCACACTTACAGTCGCACAAGGGCATTGCTGCCTGATTTCGCGGCCAGTTTCGCCAATGCCGATCACGTGATTGTGAGCGCCATCTTCGCGGCCCGCGAGCCGTTCGACCCGACCATCAGCGGGGCCGATCTTGTGGCGGCGATACATCATCCCGACGCTCGCTACATCGAAACCCTGGAGGGGGCGACGGAGTATCTGGCTGCACATTTAGCGCCGGGGGATGTCCTGCTTACCCTGGGGGCAGGAGATGGTTACCGCGTAGGCGAGGAATTGTTGAAACGGTTAGGAGCGACGTAG
- the murB gene encoding UDP-N-acetylmuramate dehydrogenase, with protein MAMLSAVKCMDIDGLARALGDKVRQDEPLANHTTFRIGGPADLFVSVGSLDELCKTITLARRYGVPYLILGQGANVLVSDRGVRGIVIKNNCDYFSVEEDDGGVLLYAESGALIRDVARAMVSQGVAGLEWAVDVPGTVGGAIVGNAGAYNSYVSDSLDSVFVLLPEGEQRWLDVTELGLGYRTSRLKERRDGTVVLAARFHLRHGDCQVLSEKAAGYTRRRQENQPTEPSAGSVFKRTEQYPAGFLIETAGLKGYRVGDAMVSPVHANFIVNIGRATAAQVWELIGLVRDTVREKFGITLELEIELVGEW; from the coding sequence ATGGCTATGCTCTCGGCGGTGAAGTGTATGGATATTGATGGATTAGCGCGGGCTTTGGGCGACAAGGTGCGGCAAGACGAACCTTTGGCTAACCATACCACCTTCCGGATCGGTGGTCCAGCAGATCTGTTCGTCTCTGTGGGGTCGCTGGACGAACTCTGCAAGACAATAACCTTGGCCCGACGGTATGGGGTGCCTTATCTCATCCTGGGCCAGGGCGCAAACGTCTTGGTTTCGGACCGAGGCGTGCGCGGCATAGTAATCAAGAACAATTGTGATTATTTCTCTGTAGAAGAGGACGACGGAGGTGTGTTACTCTATGCGGAATCCGGAGCCCTCATCCGAGACGTGGCCCGAGCGATGGTCAGCCAAGGTGTTGCCGGTCTGGAATGGGCGGTAGATGTGCCGGGCACTGTGGGTGGTGCCATCGTCGGCAATGCAGGTGCCTACAATAGTTACGTGAGCGATTCTCTGGACTCTGTGTTCGTGCTCTTGCCGGAAGGTGAACAACGCTGGTTGGATGTGACCGAATTAGGTCTGGGTTATCGCACCAGTCGCCTTAAGGAGCGGCGCGATGGCACTGTCGTGCTGGCGGCACGCTTTCATCTCCGACACGGTGATTGCCAAGTGCTCAGCGAGAAAGCCGCTGGGTATACGCGCCGTCGCCAGGAAAACCAGCCCACCGAGCCCAGCGCAGGCAGTGTTTTCAAGCGCACAGAGCAGTACCCTGCGGGATTCCTGATCGAGACCGCTGGGCTCAAAGGTTACCGAGTGGGCGATGCGATGGTCTCGCCCGTCCATGCCAACTTTATTGTGAACATAGGCCGGGCGACGGCAGCACAAGTATGGGAGTTGATTGGTTTGGTGCGAGATACGGTGCGGGAAAAATTCGGCATCACCCTGGAATTGGAAATCGAGTTGGTTGGTGAGTGGTAA
- a CDS encoding D-alanine--D-alanine ligase translates to MGEKQRIRVGVIFGGRSGEHEVSLISAASVMAALDPTKYEVIPIGITKTGRWVTTGDPMALLKAEARQDMKHLEAQIKRGASPESGTRELVPGTQESGIPTVDVIFPVLHGPFGEDGTVQGLLELADIPYVGAGVLGSALGMDKIAQKAVFVTAGLPVCKHMPLKRKAWRADPNGVIERVESTLGYPCFVKPANLGSSVGISKVRNREELIRALDIAARYDRKMLVEEAIDAREIECSVLGNDEPEASVLGEIVPCNEFYDYEAKYLGDSQLIIPADLPPQTTEYIRSLAIRAFLALDLAGMARVDFFVSKSTGRVYVSEVNTIPGFTPISMYPKLWEASGLPYPRLLDRLIELALERYQDTRQSQTYYNAERLAGFSQSATGADEA, encoded by the coding sequence ATGGGTGAGAAACAACGGATTCGCGTCGGAGTGATCTTCGGCGGACGTTCTGGAGAGCATGAGGTATCGCTGATTTCAGCTGCTTCGGTGATGGCGGCTTTAGATCCGACGAAATATGAGGTTATTCCCATTGGTATCACCAAAACTGGCCGCTGGGTGACCACTGGCGACCCGATGGCGTTGCTGAAGGCGGAGGCTCGCCAGGATATGAAGCATCTGGAAGCACAAATCAAACGAGGGGCCTCGCCGGAATCGGGAACCCGCGAATTGGTGCCTGGCACTCAGGAAAGCGGTATCCCGACCGTGGATGTCATTTTTCCCGTTCTACACGGCCCGTTTGGTGAAGATGGCACTGTACAAGGGCTCTTAGAACTTGCCGACATCCCCTATGTGGGTGCAGGCGTGCTGGGTTCAGCGCTGGGCATGGACAAGATCGCACAGAAGGCGGTGTTTGTAACGGCGGGATTGCCGGTTTGCAAGCACATGCCTCTCAAGCGCAAGGCCTGGCGGGCTGACCCCAATGGGGTGATAGAACGCGTGGAAAGCACATTGGGTTACCCCTGTTTTGTCAAGCCCGCTAATTTGGGGTCGAGCGTGGGCATCTCGAAGGTGCGCAACCGCGAGGAACTGATCCGTGCGTTAGATATAGCCGCTCGTTACGACCGGAAGATGTTGGTCGAGGAGGCCATTGATGCCCGGGAGATCGAGTGCAGTGTGCTGGGCAACGATGAGCCGGAGGCGTCGGTGCTGGGCGAGATTGTGCCATGCAATGAATTTTACGACTACGAGGCCAAATACCTCGGCGATAGTCAATTGATTATCCCTGCGGATCTGCCGCCGCAGACGACCGAGTACATTCGGTCCCTGGCGATACGCGCCTTTCTCGCCCTCGACCTGGCTGGCATGGCTCGGGTGGACTTCTTCGTCAGCAAGAGCACCGGCCGGGTTTACGTGAGTGAAGTGAACACCATCCCAGGGTTTACGCCCATCAGTATGTACCCGAAACTTTGGGAGGCCAGTGGCTTGCCGTATCCGAGGCTGCTCGACCGCCTGATCGAATTGGCGCTGGAACGATATCAGGATACCCGGCAGTCACAGACCTATTACAATGCCGAACGTCTGGCGGGGTTCTCACAAAGTGCGACTGGTGCAGACGAAGCCTAA
- a CDS encoding FtsQ-type POTRA domain-containing protein — MQTKPKRRRRSQTRLGHHYDVIVPEQLVPGRLVAHRSRIQWGKVPSALLLVAALALLFAFWIGDDFYVSSVRITGTRLVSAEEIFTAAGLKDKNIFLVRTGDIQERLYKAFPSIQSVSVRCQLPGQVIIQVVEREPKLIWHTRDAAFLVDGEGKVLQWASGVESGNDLHVYDLDNVPLRPGDMVDASPVRTVIALHDLMPEVRRFDYTAERGISIMTAQGWRAYFGNDEALETKVNNLKSMLDTMVAQGVQAEYIDLRFVSSPYYR, encoded by the coding sequence GTGCAGACGAAGCCTAAACGAAGACGACGCTCTCAAACACGACTGGGCCATCACTACGACGTGATTGTGCCCGAACAACTCGTGCCCGGGCGCCTGGTGGCTCATCGCAGCCGAATCCAGTGGGGCAAAGTGCCTTCGGCGCTCCTCTTGGTTGCTGCCCTGGCGCTCCTGTTTGCCTTTTGGATAGGCGATGATTTCTACGTGTCCAGCGTCCGGATCACCGGCACCCGGCTCGTCTCTGCCGAGGAGATTTTCACTGCTGCAGGCCTAAAGGACAAGAACATTTTTCTGGTACGGACAGGGGATATACAAGAACGACTATACAAAGCCTTTCCAAGCATCCAATCCGTGAGCGTGCGCTGCCAACTGCCCGGGCAGGTGATCATACAGGTTGTGGAGCGCGAGCCCAAATTGATCTGGCATACCAGGGATGCAGCATTCCTGGTGGATGGGGAGGGCAAGGTCTTGCAGTGGGCCAGTGGTGTTGAGAGCGGCAACGATCTGCATGTCTATGACTTAGACAATGTACCGCTCCGCCCTGGAGACATGGTGGATGCCTCCCCAGTGCGGACGGTCATTGCACTGCATGATTTGATGCCCGAAGTGAGGCGCTTCGACTACACGGCAGAACGCGGCATCAGCATTATGACTGCTCAGGGATGGCGGGCGTATTTCGGCAACGATGAGGCTCTGGAGACGAAGGTCAACAACCTGAAATCCATGCTGGACACTATGGTGGCGCAGGGTGTTCAGGCGGAGTACATTGATCTGCGGTTTGTTAGCAGTCCTTATTATCGCTGA
- a CDS encoding small basic family protein yields the protein MWLPVLGLLLGLIIGSVVSFTIPSEYARYTAMAILAAMDSLLGAVRSELEGEYDNVVFLSGFVVNALLAGVLTFIGDRLGVELYYAAIVAFGVRLFDNLALIRRHFLARWEAKP from the coding sequence ATGTGGCTGCCAGTATTAGGATTGCTCTTGGGGTTGATCATTGGATCGGTTGTCTCATTCACGATCCCTTCCGAGTACGCGCGCTATACCGCGATGGCTATTCTCGCGGCGATGGACTCGCTCTTGGGAGCGGTGCGCTCGGAACTGGAGGGTGAATACGATAACGTGGTCTTTCTTTCTGGTTTCGTGGTCAATGCCCTCCTGGCCGGGGTGCTTACGTTCATAGGCGACCGGCTGGGCGTGGAATTGTATTACGCGGCCATTGTGGCTTTTGGGGTGCGGCTGTTTGACAATCTGGCGCTCATCCGCCGCCACTTCTTGGCACGCTGGGAGGCCAAACCATAG
- the ftsA gene encoding cell division protein FtsA, translated as MDRAIAALDVGTTKICTLISEITEDEALRIVGVGVTPSRGLSKGMIVNVEEASRAIAASVEKAERISGYKVEGAYVGLAGKHISSLNSRGVVAVGRGDRGITAEDVERAIESSKAIAIPHNREIIHVIPRGFTLDGQEGVRDPIGMVGFRLEVETHIVTGATASIQNLVKCVHSAGVHVNDLVLQPLASAEAVLTDEEREMGVVLVDAGGGTTDLAIFIASNVWHSLVLPVGGNNLTNDIAIGLRVPFTVAEELKIKYGHALPEAVDPSEQIDVAAFGDSARRSVSRRELASIIEARAEEMFALILREIKRSGYDGLLPAGVVLTGGTAQLPGFKDLGREVLQLPVRVGVPQNVEGLAEMVCDPAYATSVGLLLWGMQYEKEKTGRPESTGQSWEEIYRRFLDWLKVFLPR; from the coding sequence ATGGATCGCGCGATCGCCGCTCTGGATGTAGGCACAACGAAAATATGCACTCTGATCAGCGAGATCACTGAGGATGAGGCGCTGCGCATTGTGGGCGTGGGCGTAACACCCTCACGTGGCCTAAGCAAAGGCATGATTGTGAACGTGGAGGAGGCCTCCAGAGCCATCGCCGCCTCGGTGGAGAAGGCAGAGCGTATCTCCGGTTACAAGGTCGAGGGCGCTTATGTGGGCTTGGCCGGGAAACACATCTCCTCGCTGAATAGCCGCGGTGTGGTAGCGGTTGGGCGCGGCGACCGCGGCATCACCGCCGAGGATGTGGAACGGGCCATCGAGTCCTCGAAGGCCATTGCCATCCCGCACAACCGCGAGATCATACACGTGATCCCTCGTGGCTTCACGCTGGATGGACAAGAAGGAGTACGCGACCCGATTGGTATGGTGGGTTTCCGGCTGGAAGTGGAGACGCACATTGTGACTGGGGCAACGGCTTCCATTCAAAATCTGGTGAAGTGCGTCCACTCGGCTGGGGTGCATGTGAACGATCTGGTCCTTCAGCCACTGGCGTCTGCCGAAGCCGTACTCACAGACGAAGAGCGCGAGATGGGCGTGGTGTTGGTAGATGCTGGAGGAGGCACCACCGACTTGGCTATTTTTATCGCCAGCAACGTCTGGCACAGCCTGGTATTGCCGGTCGGGGGCAATAACCTGACCAACGACATCGCCATTGGCTTGCGCGTGCCGTTTACTGTGGCCGAGGAACTCAAAATCAAATATGGACACGCATTACCCGAAGCGGTGGACCCCAGTGAGCAAATAGATGTGGCTGCTTTTGGTGATTCAGCGCGGCGCTCGGTATCTCGTCGGGAGTTAGCCAGCATCATTGAGGCTCGGGCGGAGGAAATGTTCGCCCTTATCCTGCGAGAAATCAAGCGCTCTGGCTACGACGGCCTGCTGCCTGCGGGCGTTGTGCTGACAGGGGGCACAGCCCAGTTGCCTGGTTTTAAGGATCTAGGCCGCGAAGTGCTCCAGTTGCCCGTACGAGTGGGCGTTCCGCAGAATGTGGAGGGATTGGCGGAAATGGTCTGTGATCCCGCCTATGCCACCTCCGTAGGGCTGTTGCTTTGGGGCATGCAATACGAGAAAGAGAAGACCGGCCGGCCAGAGAGCACTGGCCAGAGCTGGGAGGAGATATATCGACGTTTCTTGGATTGGCTAAAAGTGTTTTTGCCTCGCTGA
- the ftsZ gene encoding cell division protein FtsZ, with protein sequence MVERDKPRGSIENFAQIKVVGIGGGGSNAVDRMIEAGLQGVDFIAVNTDAQALMLSKAPLRVRIGGKLTKGLGSGGDPTIGERAAEESIEDLREIVKGADMVFLTAGMGGGTGTGASPIIGRIAKEAGALTIGIVTRPFSFEGMRRAKAAEDGIANLKDQVDTLIVIPNDRLLQIVDRKASIQTAFKVADDVLRQGVQGISEIITVPGLINVDFADVRTVMAEGGSALMGVGTASGENRGVEAAQQAICSPLLDISIDGAKGVLFNITAGPDLRLAEVEESANVIRERADPGANIIFGAVIDPNMGEEFRITVIATGFDGQARSHQRPYVISPRKTIDFPVRSYDEDELDIPAFLRRNK encoded by the coding sequence ATGGTAGAACGAGACAAACCACGTGGCAGCATCGAGAACTTCGCTCAGATCAAAGTCGTGGGCATTGGCGGAGGCGGCTCAAACGCCGTGGACCGTATGATCGAAGCCGGTCTCCAAGGCGTGGACTTCATCGCCGTGAACACCGATGCCCAGGCGCTCATGCTGTCCAAAGCACCGTTGCGGGTGCGCATCGGGGGCAAACTGACCAAGGGGCTTGGCTCCGGCGGGGACCCCACCATTGGTGAACGAGCGGCAGAGGAGTCCATCGAAGACCTGCGCGAGATCGTCAAGGGTGCGGACATGGTATTCCTCACCGCCGGCATGGGCGGCGGCACTGGCACGGGCGCATCGCCGATCATCGGTCGGATCGCGAAGGAAGCCGGAGCACTGACCATTGGCATTGTCACCCGGCCCTTCTCCTTCGAGGGTATGCGCCGTGCGAAGGCGGCTGAGGATGGCATTGCGAACCTCAAGGATCAGGTGGATACGCTCATCGTAATCCCGAACGATCGCCTGTTACAGATAGTGGATCGCAAAGCCTCCATCCAAACCGCCTTCAAAGTGGCCGATGACGTGCTGCGCCAAGGTGTGCAGGGCATCTCCGAGATCATCACGGTGCCCGGGCTGATCAACGTGGATTTCGCGGATGTCCGAACGGTGATGGCCGAAGGCGGGTCTGCCCTGATGGGCGTTGGCACTGCCAGCGGAGAGAATCGCGGAGTCGAAGCCGCTCAGCAGGCGATCTGCAGTCCCTTGCTGGACATCAGCATTGATGGCGCGAAGGGAGTGCTGTTCAATATCACTGCTGGTCCCGATCTGCGCCTGGCAGAGGTGGAAGAATCGGCAAACGTCATCCGTGAACGAGCCGACCCGGGCGCCAATATCATCTTTGGCGCGGTGATCGATCCGAATATGGGTGAGGAGTTCCGCATCACCGTCATTGCCACTGGCTTTGACGGGCAAGCGCGCAGTCACCAACGCCCTTACGTTATCTCCCCGCGGAAGACGATTGACTTCCCGGTGCGCAGTTACGACGAAGACGAACTGGACATCCCGGCTTTCTTGCGCCGCAATAAGTAG
- the nrdR gene encoding transcriptional repressor NrdR has translation MKCPYCQYSDSRVVDSRDVGDLIRRRRECLQCNQRFTTYERVAPVNVLVIKRDGRREEFNREKLYRGLRIACAKRPIADEKIEALVHDVETAVFNLGKAEVESRVIGGMVMDRLRELDEVAYVRFASVYHRFKDVDGLVEEIESLKHWKSDAQKKRKTRRKKGAQGGSAAN, from the coding sequence ATGAAGTGTCCTTACTGTCAATACAGCGACTCCCGTGTCGTGGACTCCCGCGATGTGGGTGATCTCATCCGGCGCCGCCGCGAATGCCTGCAGTGCAACCAACGGTTTACAACTTACGAACGGGTGGCCCCCGTCAATGTGCTCGTTATCAAGCGCGATGGCCGGCGCGAGGAATTCAATCGGGAGAAATTGTATCGTGGGTTGCGCATCGCCTGTGCGAAGCGACCCATCGCCGACGAGAAAATAGAGGCTCTCGTTCATGATGTGGAGACAGCGGTCTTTAACTTGGGTAAGGCTGAGGTTGAGAGCCGCGTCATTGGCGGGATGGTGATGGACCGCCTCCGAGAATTAGATGAAGTAGCCTATGTGCGTTTCGCTTCCGTATATCATCGTTTCAAGGATGTGGATGGGTTGGTAGAGGAAATAGAATCGCTAAAGCATTGGAAGAGCGATGCGCAGAAGAAAAGGAAGACCAGACGGAAGAAGGGGGCTCAGGGTGGAAGCGCAGCAAACTGA